A genomic segment from Geitlerinema sp. PCC 7407 encodes:
- a CDS encoding Dps family protein, whose product MSSTQSLVQAYGAVTDNPILLEKSVTVPVCEGLNAALASFQALYLQYQKHHFVVEGAEFYSLHEFFSESYDEVQEHVHEIGERLNGLGGVPAASFAKLAELCCFTPEPDGIYQCRQMLENDLAAEQAIISLIRQQAGQAESLGDRATRYLYEKILLKTEERAYHIGHFLAKDSLVLGLLNGSDR is encoded by the coding sequence ATGTCGAGTACGCAAAGTTTGGTGCAAGCCTACGGAGCGGTGACGGATAACCCTATCCTGCTAGAAAAAAGTGTGACGGTGCCGGTCTGTGAGGGGCTCAATGCCGCCTTAGCGAGCTTCCAAGCGCTGTATTTGCAATATCAAAAGCACCATTTCGTGGTGGAGGGGGCGGAGTTCTACTCGCTCCACGAGTTCTTTTCGGAGAGCTACGACGAGGTCCAGGAGCACGTCCATGAGATTGGCGAGCGCCTCAATGGCCTCGGCGGCGTGCCTGCGGCGAGTTTTGCGAAGCTGGCGGAGCTGTGCTGCTTTACGCCGGAGCCGGACGGCATCTATCAGTGTCGGCAGATGCTCGAAAATGACCTAGCTGCTGAGCAGGCAATCATTTCTTTGATTCGTCAGCAGGCGGGTCAGGCGGAGAGCCTGGGCGATCGCGCCACGCGCTATCTCTACGAAAAGATCCTGCTCAAAACAGAGGAGCGGGCGTACCATATCGGCCACTTCCTGGCCAAAGATAGCTTGGTTCTGGGGCTGCTGAATGGGAGCGATCGCTAA